Proteins from a single region of Paraglaciecola sp. T6c:
- the argH gene encoding argininosuccinate lyase → MSLWGGRFQDGSSAMFRTVNDSLPFDRVLASQDIRGSIAWARAIAKAGVLNQDEHQQLEEALKALLVKADAGELDFDASSEEDIHSFVEATLIEQLGDVARKLHTGRSRNDQVATDFRLWTREHVDLLVEDVEAVIASLVGNADVNQDVILPGYTHLQRAQPVRYPHWCLAYVEMLKRDLSRLHDLKARLNQCPLGSGALAGTTYPIDRQAIAEELGFDSPCINSLDAVSDRDYVLELLFVASTSMMHLSRMAEDLIFYNSGEAGFIQLGDAVTSGSSLMPQKKNPDALELMRGKCGRVFGSLQALLVTMKGLPLAYNKDMQEDKEGLFDATNQWHICLRIACEVVDSIKLDSERCAKAAREGYANATELADYLVDKGIPFRTAHDISGRVVLDALEKKKAIEELTIAELKVYSDVIEEDVYPVLQLEYLVNKRDILGGTGIKPVLEALANAKASFKK, encoded by the coding sequence ATGAGCTTGTGGGGCGGACGTTTTCAAGATGGCAGCAGTGCGATGTTTCGCACTGTTAACGATTCACTGCCATTCGACAGAGTATTGGCGAGCCAAGATATTCGCGGCTCAATAGCATGGGCACGTGCCATTGCAAAAGCGGGGGTACTGAACCAAGACGAGCACCAACAGCTTGAAGAAGCCCTTAAAGCCTTGTTGGTCAAAGCGGATGCCGGTGAGCTCGATTTTGACGCCAGCAGTGAAGAAGATATTCACAGCTTTGTAGAAGCAACCTTAATCGAGCAACTCGGCGATGTGGCGCGCAAATTACACACTGGCCGCAGCCGTAACGACCAAGTTGCCACGGATTTTCGTTTATGGACCCGTGAACACGTTGATTTACTGGTTGAGGATGTTGAAGCGGTTATTGCGTCATTAGTGGGTAACGCTGATGTCAATCAAGACGTTATTTTACCTGGCTACACCCACTTGCAGCGTGCTCAACCGGTGCGCTACCCGCACTGGTGCTTGGCCTATGTTGAAATGCTAAAACGCGATTTGAGTCGTCTGCATGACTTAAAAGCCCGTTTGAATCAGTGTCCTTTAGGTAGCGGTGCACTTGCTGGCACAACCTACCCTATCGACCGTCAAGCGATTGCCGAAGAGCTTGGTTTTGACAGCCCGTGCATCAACAGCCTTGATGCGGTATCTGATCGTGATTACGTGCTAGAGCTTCTTTTTGTCGCCAGTACCAGCATGATGCACTTGTCGCGTATGGCGGAAGATTTAATCTTCTACAACTCAGGCGAGGCAGGTTTTATACAGTTAGGTGACGCGGTTACTTCTGGTTCATCCTTGATGCCTCAGAAGAAAAACCCTGATGCATTAGAGCTGATGCGCGGTAAATGTGGGCGAGTGTTCGGTAGCTTACAAGCCTTGCTTGTGACCATGAAAGGTCTGCCCCTTGCGTATAACAAAGATATGCAAGAAGACAAAGAAGGCTTGTTCGACGCGACGAATCAATGGCATATCTGTTTACGCATCGCTTGTGAAGTGGTTGATAGCATCAAACTTGATAGCGAGCGCTGCGCGAAAGCCGCCCGTGAGGGTTATGCTAATGCGACTGAGCTCGCTGATTACCTTGTCGATAAGGGGATTCCGTTTAGAACCGCCCACGATATTTCTGGCCGAGTCGTGCTGGACGCCCTCGAAAAGAAAAAGGCCATTGAAGAGCTCACTATCGCTGAGCTTAAAGTGTATTCAGACGTTATAGAAGAGGATGTCTACCCTGTTCTACAACTTGAATATTTGGTCAACAAGCGCGACATCTTGGGTGGAACGGGCATTAAGCCTGTACTCGAAGCGCTGGCTAATGCTAAAGCATCGTTCAAAAAATAG
- a CDS encoding argininosuccinate synthase encodes MSKKNIKKVVLAYSGGLDTSAIIPWLKENYDCEVIAFAADVGQGDEELEGLREKAIKTGASECYIVDLKDEFVSDYIYPTITTGAVYEGQYLLGTSMARPIIAKAQVEIARKVGADALCHGCTGKGNDQVRFEGTFAALAPELTVIAPWREWDMVSREDLLAYLAERDIKTTASATKIYSRDANAWHISHEGGELEDPWCEPTKEVWTMTVSPEDAPNTPERVEVSFEHGRMVKVNGEALSPYQCLVKLNELAGAHGVGRIDIVENRLVGMKSRGCYETPGGTVMLAAYKALESLVLDKAALKYREQIGLEFSHVMYDGRWFTPLNDALLAGAASFADKVTGDIVVKLYKGQATVTQRRSPNSLYSEDFATFGADDVYDQSHAEGFIRLYSLSSRISALNKEGIPFKNTGIE; translated from the coding sequence ATGAGCAAGAAAAACATCAAAAAAGTAGTATTAGCCTATTCAGGTGGTTTGGATACATCAGCCATCATTCCTTGGTTGAAGGAGAACTATGACTGTGAAGTTATCGCGTTCGCAGCTGATGTAGGTCAAGGGGACGAGGAACTAGAAGGTCTACGTGAAAAAGCCATCAAAACCGGCGCCAGCGAATGCTATATCGTGGACTTAAAAGACGAATTTGTATCTGACTACATCTACCCCACTATTACTACAGGCGCAGTATATGAAGGTCAGTACTTACTTGGTACATCAATGGCGCGCCCTATTATCGCCAAAGCACAAGTTGAAATCGCCCGTAAAGTAGGCGCAGATGCACTTTGCCACGGTTGTACAGGTAAAGGTAATGACCAAGTACGTTTCGAAGGCACCTTTGCTGCACTCGCACCTGAGCTAACCGTTATTGCTCCTTGGCGTGAGTGGGACATGGTATCACGTGAAGATTTATTGGCTTATTTGGCCGAGCGTGACATTAAAACCACAGCGTCAGCCACCAAAATCTACAGCCGTGATGCAAACGCATGGCATATCTCACACGAAGGCGGTGAGCTTGAAGATCCTTGGTGCGAGCCAACCAAAGAAGTATGGACCATGACCGTTTCTCCTGAAGATGCGCCGAATACACCTGAGCGTGTTGAAGTCAGCTTCGAACATGGCCGCATGGTAAAAGTAAACGGTGAAGCCCTTAGCCCTTACCAATGCTTGGTTAAATTGAACGAGCTTGCTGGTGCACACGGCGTGGGTCGTATCGATATCGTAGAAAACCGTTTAGTGGGCATGAAGTCACGTGGTTGTTATGAAACCCCAGGCGGAACAGTTATGCTTGCGGCTTACAAAGCCCTTGAAAGCCTAGTGTTAGACAAAGCTGCGCTTAAATACCGTGAGCAAATCGGTTTAGAGTTCTCACATGTTATGTATGACGGCCGTTGGTTCACCCCCCTAAACGATGCACTGCTCGCCGGTGCAGCAAGCTTTGCTGACAAAGTAACGGGCGACATAGTCGTTAAACTGTATAAAGGCCAAGCAACGGTAACCCAGCGCCGTTCACCAAACAGCTTGTACTCTGAAGATTTCGCTACCTTTGGTGCGGATGACGTATACGACCAAAGCCATGCAGAAGGCTTTATCCGTCTTTATAGCTTGTCTAGCCGCATCAGCGCGCTAAACAAAGAAGGCATTCCGTTCAAAAACACAGGTATCGAATAA
- a CDS encoding ornithine carbamoyltransferase, translating to MKKDLLSFTDWSAKDLNALLQLAVTIKNNPADYRQALAGKSIVALFEKPSLRTRVSFDIGINKLGGHLVYLDSQSNKLAGREDVKDMGNNLACWADAIVARVFAHSTLEELASSAKVPVINALCDMYHPCQAMADYLTLTERLGDLSKVKLAYIGDGNNVTHSLMIVGVTLGCEVVVITPPGHEVDPAIVTLAQQKAEQNGGKLVISHDVEAANGAHALYTDTWISMGDDTPLETIKQAFGKYKIDEAMMQSTGAQYVMHCQPAHRDLEISGTLIDSEQSILMQQAENRMHAQNAILVHLLGGAA from the coding sequence ATGAAAAAGGATCTACTGTCGTTCACTGATTGGTCTGCTAAAGACCTCAATGCACTCTTGCAACTGGCCGTCACCATTAAGAATAATCCAGCTGACTACCGCCAAGCCTTGGCAGGTAAATCAATTGTTGCCTTATTTGAGAAACCGTCACTGCGCACCCGAGTGAGCTTTGATATAGGTATCAACAAACTAGGCGGGCACCTTGTTTATTTAGACAGCCAGTCAAATAAATTAGCAGGCCGTGAAGACGTGAAAGACATGGGTAACAACCTTGCCTGTTGGGCTGACGCTATTGTTGCACGGGTTTTTGCGCACTCAACCTTAGAAGAATTAGCCAGTTCAGCCAAAGTACCTGTTATCAACGCACTGTGTGATATGTACCACCCGTGCCAAGCCATGGCCGACTACTTAACCTTAACCGAACGTCTTGGCGATTTGAGCAAAGTTAAACTAGCGTATATCGGTGATGGTAATAACGTCACTCACTCTTTGATGATTGTGGGCGTGACGTTAGGTTGCGAGGTGGTTGTCATTACCCCTCCTGGCCATGAAGTAGACCCTGCTATTGTCACGCTTGCTCAGCAAAAAGCCGAGCAAAATGGTGGCAAATTAGTTATCAGTCACGACGTTGAAGCGGCTAACGGTGCTCATGCACTTTATACTGACACATGGATTTCGATGGGCGATGACACCCCACTTGAGACCATCAAACAAGCGTTTGGCAAATACAAAATCGATGAAGCGATGATGCAGTCAACTGGTGCTCAATACGTTATGCACTGCCAACCTGCCCATCGCGACTTAGAAATTAGCGGCACCTTAATTGATTCAGAGCAATCTATTTTGATGCAGCAAGCAGAAAACAGAATGCACGCCCAGAATGCCATTTTAGTGCACCTTCTTGGCGGCGCAGCTTAA
- the argB gene encoding acetylglutamate kinase has translation MNPLVIKVGGAFMQATAEALQLLTVIKQLQQSRPVVLVHGGGPMVEQLLQALQFTSTKVNGLRVTPPEHMPYITGALAGTANKQLCAFAIRANTTPVGLCLADGAMTSCSVLDPALGAVGVAKANSPTMLNLLLEANILPIISSIGADEKGNLLNVNADQAATVIAQLLNADLLLLSNVPGVLDHNKNLINQLTAKGIAELVESGVIIDGMQVKVDAALDAATSLQRPITIASWQTPEQLLGLLAGEPVGTTIIPNI, from the coding sequence ATGAACCCGTTAGTCATAAAGGTCGGTGGCGCTTTCATGCAAGCCACCGCCGAAGCGTTACAATTGCTGACGGTTATTAAGCAACTTCAGCAAAGTCGCCCAGTCGTACTCGTGCATGGCGGCGGCCCTATGGTTGAGCAGTTGTTGCAAGCTCTGCAATTTACCAGTACTAAAGTGAATGGTTTACGCGTCACGCCGCCTGAGCATATGCCTTATATTACGGGCGCTTTGGCGGGGACTGCCAATAAGCAACTTTGTGCTTTTGCCATTCGCGCTAACACCACACCAGTCGGGTTATGCTTGGCTGATGGCGCTATGACAAGCTGCTCTGTGCTCGATCCTGCCCTTGGTGCAGTGGGCGTAGCGAAAGCAAATTCACCGACTATGTTGAATTTATTGCTCGAGGCGAATATCCTGCCGATTATCAGCTCCATAGGTGCCGATGAAAAAGGCAATTTACTCAATGTAAATGCCGATCAAGCGGCAACGGTTATTGCTCAGCTGTTAAATGCTGACTTGTTGTTGCTATCGAATGTGCCTGGTGTGCTCGATCACAATAAAAACCTGATAAACCAACTTACGGCTAAAGGCATTGCCGAATTAGTCGAATCAGGCGTGATCATAGATGGGATGCAAGTAAAAGTGGATGCCGCACTCGATGCAGCAACAAGCTTGCAGCGCCCCATCACGATTGCCAGTTGGCAAACACCAGAGCAACTCTTAGGATTGCTGGCGGGTGAACCCGTTGGCACTACCATAATCCCAAATATTTAA
- the argC gene encoding N-acetyl-gamma-glutamyl-phosphate reductase, producing the protein MIKTCIVGASGYTGAELASLIHRHPRFELNALYVSAKSQDADKKLGDVHGYLFGQINLPLIPLTDDVLHSLSNEMDVIFLATPHEASHDWMPVLSSGKAKVFDLSGAFRLKDQQVFADYYGFAHEQAASLKQAVYGLADWFAEDIKSADIIAVPGCYPTASLSALKPLHEAGLIADGHLPIINAVSGVSGAGRKAAMGSSFCEVSLQAYGVLGHRHQPEISAYLGREVIFTPHLGNFKRGILATITVKVNADVDAGAVANAFSHAYQNHPIVRIRDTWPKLDDVVGTPHCDLFWKLDTQKGYLVVTSAIDNLLKGAASQAVQCANLRFGFASQLGLVHEVSA; encoded by the coding sequence ATGATCAAAACTTGTATTGTCGGCGCCAGTGGATATACCGGTGCCGAATTAGCCTCTTTAATTCATCGCCACCCACGCTTTGAATTAAACGCCTTATATGTATCAGCCAAAAGCCAAGATGCTGATAAAAAGCTCGGAGACGTACACGGTTATCTATTCGGGCAAATCAATTTGCCACTGATCCCGTTAACCGACGACGTTTTGCATTCGCTTTCAAACGAAATGGACGTGATTTTTCTAGCGACCCCCCATGAGGCAAGTCATGATTGGATGCCAGTACTATCATCGGGCAAAGCCAAAGTGTTTGACTTATCAGGGGCGTTTAGACTCAAAGACCAACAGGTTTTTGCGGACTACTATGGTTTTGCTCATGAGCAAGCGGCCAGCTTAAAGCAAGCCGTCTACGGTCTCGCGGATTGGTTTGCAGAGGATATTAAAAGCGCTGATATTATTGCCGTTCCAGGTTGCTACCCAACAGCGTCGCTGAGTGCATTAAAGCCCTTACACGAAGCGGGCTTAATCGCTGATGGTCATTTACCTATTATTAATGCTGTGTCTGGTGTGTCTGGTGCTGGTCGTAAAGCAGCCATGGGCAGTAGTTTCTGCGAAGTTAGCCTGCAAGCTTATGGTGTACTAGGTCATCGTCATCAACCTGAGATCAGCGCCTACTTAGGTCGTGAAGTCATATTCACTCCTCATCTGGGTAATTTCAAACGGGGAATTTTGGCAACCATTACCGTCAAAGTAAACGCTGATGTAGACGCAGGTGCCGTTGCAAACGCATTCAGTCATGCCTATCAGAACCACCCCATCGTGCGTATTCGCGATACTTGGCCCAAGTTGGATGATGTTGTAGGCACACCCCACTGCGATTTATTCTGGAAGCTTGATACCCAAAAAGGTTACTTGGTTGTGACCAGTGCCATCGATAACCTACTGAAAGGCGCGGCCTCTCAAGCGGTACAATGTGCCAACCTTCGCTTTGGGTTCGCATCACAACTTGGCTTAGTGCACGAGGTGTCAGCATGA
- the argE gene encoding acetylornithine deacetylase gives MPSLSFLERYAHIINTPSISAFSADLDQSNRAIIDLLAGWFKDYNFHISIQQVPNARNKYNMLAKIGSGEGGLLLSGHSDTVPFDDNKWQFDPFKAQENDGKLYGLGTCDMKGFFAFILEAIQDIPLKDLKKPLYILATADEETSMAGARFFVEQQLIKPDMAIIGEPTELKPIFKHKGHMGHSLNIQGKAGHSSDPAKGVNAIEIMYQAIGKLIALKQQLSENHRDDAFSVPEVTMNLGHIHGGDGENRICGHCQLNFDLRAIPSLSDEEAIAMIDEALAPLMQKYPQRITREAMYETAPAFGCRNEQGILELAKKLTGFDPVSANYATEAPFINQLGCDTIVLGPGSIDQAHQPDEFISLHYVDPTVTLLRNFIKQVCF, from the coding sequence ATGCCGTCTTTGTCTTTTTTAGAACGTTATGCACATATCATCAATACTCCCTCTATTAGCGCCTTTAGTGCAGATTTAGACCAATCAAACCGCGCCATTATCGATCTGCTAGCGGGCTGGTTTAAAGACTACAATTTCCACATAAGTATTCAACAAGTGCCCAATGCGCGAAATAAGTACAACATGCTAGCTAAAATTGGCAGTGGTGAGGGGGGGCTACTACTATCCGGCCATTCGGATACTGTGCCCTTTGACGACAATAAATGGCAATTTGACCCTTTTAAAGCACAAGAAAACGATGGCAAGTTATACGGTTTAGGCACCTGTGACATGAAAGGTTTTTTTGCATTCATCTTAGAAGCGATTCAAGACATTCCTCTAAAAGACTTAAAGAAGCCTTTGTATATTTTGGCTACTGCAGATGAAGAAACGTCCATGGCGGGAGCGCGGTTTTTTGTGGAGCAACAATTGATTAAGCCAGACATGGCGATCATCGGTGAGCCCACAGAACTTAAGCCGATCTTTAAGCACAAAGGGCATATGGGGCATAGCCTGAATATTCAAGGTAAAGCAGGGCATTCAAGCGATCCAGCAAAAGGGGTCAATGCGATTGAGATCATGTACCAAGCCATAGGGAAACTTATCGCTTTAAAACAACAGTTGTCTGAAAATCATAGAGATGATGCCTTCAGCGTGCCAGAGGTGACTATGAATCTCGGGCATATTCACGGGGGCGATGGGGAAAACCGTATTTGCGGACACTGCCAATTAAATTTTGATTTGCGCGCTATTCCCTCACTAAGTGACGAAGAAGCCATTGCCATGATTGACGAAGCACTTGCCCCGCTGATGCAAAAATACCCACAGCGCATTACTCGTGAGGCGATGTACGAAACAGCGCCAGCTTTTGGTTGTCGAAATGAGCAGGGTATTCTTGAATTGGCCAAAAAACTAACGGGCTTTGATCCTGTCAGTGCTAATTACGCCACCGAAGCGCCATTTATCAATCAATTAGGCTGCGACACCATTGTATTAGGCCCTGGCAGTATTGATCAGGCCCATCAACCAGATGAGTTCATCTCGTTGCATTATGTTGACCCAACCGTCACATTACTGCGTAACTTCATCAAGCAGGTCTGCTTTTAA
- a CDS encoding Kelch repeat-containing protein — protein MAELIQDMAQRVNSATSVSLFIKSLGAAVMILSASAIGGQNANAESKIKGRYPAMPEPVTNNAVVKVDTENGHFLLSFMGLGAGKTHDDVHNKVWALELAGESFTPSKAWQQKSPVPSSLPQSGRLASIAVGVGDMALLFGGYTVDAAHNEVSSPDNFRYDVVTDTYYPIAQTPVPVDDAVALVFQQRYVYLISGWHNDGNVNLVQIYDVKTDSWHQGSPFLGNPVFGHAGAIVGENIMLCDGVKVDAQPDKRRTFSAEPACYHGTIDKSDIKKIDWRTVAHPTSSARYRMAATGNVASNSAIFVGGSDNPYNYNGTGYDGEPSSPSNEVWRYDFTQSSWNVSHTDSPTMDHRGLLAVGIGENKHFVTLGGMIEQQKVSNAVHRIDL, from the coding sequence ATGGCCGAGTTGATTCAGGACATGGCACAACGAGTTAATTCAGCAACGTCAGTAAGCCTTTTCATAAAATCACTGGGGGCGGCGGTAATGATTTTATCGGCAAGTGCAATTGGGGGACAAAATGCTAACGCTGAATCAAAGATAAAGGGACGCTACCCAGCAATGCCTGAACCAGTTACCAACAATGCGGTGGTCAAAGTCGATACTGAAAATGGTCATTTTTTGTTATCTTTCATGGGGCTAGGAGCTGGTAAAACGCATGACGATGTTCACAACAAAGTGTGGGCCCTTGAACTTGCAGGTGAGTCATTTACGCCAAGCAAAGCTTGGCAACAAAAATCACCGGTGCCGTCGAGTTTACCCCAGTCTGGTCGCTTAGCCAGTATTGCCGTTGGTGTAGGCGATATGGCACTTTTGTTTGGTGGTTACACCGTTGATGCTGCGCATAATGAAGTGTCAAGCCCAGACAACTTTCGCTATGACGTTGTTACGGATACCTACTACCCCATAGCTCAGACGCCAGTGCCCGTGGACGATGCAGTCGCACTCGTTTTTCAGCAACGTTACGTATATCTGATTAGCGGTTGGCATAATGACGGTAACGTCAATTTAGTCCAAATTTACGATGTGAAAACAGATTCATGGCATCAAGGTTCGCCTTTTTTAGGTAATCCCGTTTTCGGTCATGCAGGTGCGATTGTGGGGGAAAATATTATGCTTTGTGATGGCGTTAAGGTGGATGCTCAACCAGATAAACGGCGTACGTTTTCCGCAGAACCAGCTTGCTACCACGGAACGATTGACAAGAGTGATATCAAAAAAATTGATTGGCGCACAGTAGCGCACCCTACATCGAGTGCACGTTATCGTATGGCTGCAACCGGTAATGTTGCCAGTAATTCAGCCATCTTCGTGGGCGGTTCAGATAACCCATACAATTATAACGGCACGGGTTACGATGGTGAGCCATCAAGTCCGAGCAATGAGGTGTGGCGCTACGACTTTACTCAGTCGAGTTGGAATGTCTCCCACACGGACTCGCCTACTATGGATCACCGGGGCTTATTGGCCGTGGGCATAGGGGAAAATAAGCATTTTGTCACGCTAGGTGGAATGATAGAGCAGCAAAAAGTATCAAACGCTGTACATCGCATCGATTTATAG
- a CDS encoding methylglyoxal synthase: MQKTLALVAHDHKKPELIRWSLEHKAELEKHNLVATGTTGGLLQEALNLPVTRYKSGPLGGDQQIGALIAEGKLDALIFFWDPLNPAPHDPDVKALLRLCSVWNLPVACNTSTADMLITSPLFIEGLYERAVPEF; encoded by the coding sequence ATGCAAAAGACGTTAGCGCTGGTCGCGCATGATCATAAAAAGCCAGAGCTTATCCGCTGGTCACTAGAGCATAAAGCAGAGCTAGAAAAACATAACTTAGTGGCGACAGGCACGACAGGGGGCTTACTACAAGAAGCGTTAAACTTGCCCGTTACGCGATATAAGAGCGGCCCACTAGGCGGCGACCAACAAATAGGGGCATTGATCGCCGAAGGTAAGTTAGACGCTTTGATTTTCTTTTGGGATCCCTTGAACCCAGCCCCCCATGACCCAGACGTAAAAGCGCTGTTGCGTTTGTGCTCAGTATGGAATTTGCCGGTAGCGTGTAACACTTCTACAGCGGATATGTTGATCACCTCGCCGCTATTTATCGAGGGATTATACGAGCGGGCAGTGCCGGAGTTTTAA
- a CDS encoding Spy/CpxP family protein refolding chaperone produces MRTLKSLFTPIAVALAFLLTQHVAIAKPSPHNGQIPLRPILKKLDLTGAQRQDVRLLLKQNRATKDTYQPDQRSMRESLRNLIQSDVWVQSEISSAIHAEQHLQNQLMWLDIKTQQQIWQILDDGQKEAFLVELNAKQQEKGHAAKLQQSKTRGNSIPIMSEAQRQAAHFETLNLTEEQQALFKAQRAAEEADKEANKFARETFEAQVIAIVTSESLSETSWTALQAETEVRRYEHALTRAKNQHTFWNALTSEQQITLHRMMESRHKRESKKRNSFGKADS; encoded by the coding sequence GTGCGAACGTTAAAATCATTATTTACCCCCATCGCCGTTGCTTTGGCATTCCTGTTGACTCAGCATGTCGCTATTGCAAAACCTTCGCCGCATAATGGCCAAATACCCTTACGCCCAATTTTAAAAAAGTTAGATTTAACCGGCGCACAACGTCAAGACGTTCGATTACTGTTAAAACAAAACCGTGCGACAAAAGATACCTATCAGCCAGACCAAAGATCTATGCGTGAGAGCTTACGCAATTTAATACAAAGTGATGTATGGGTTCAAAGTGAAATAAGCAGCGCTATTCATGCTGAACAACACTTACAAAATCAGCTAATGTGGCTGGATATTAAAACTCAGCAGCAAATTTGGCAGATTTTAGACGATGGCCAGAAAGAAGCGTTCTTGGTCGAATTAAATGCTAAGCAGCAAGAAAAAGGACATGCCGCCAAGTTACAGCAGAGCAAAACACGGGGTAACAGCATACCCATCATGTCTGAGGCACAACGCCAAGCAGCGCACTTCGAAACACTTAACCTAACCGAGGAGCAACAAGCTCTATTTAAAGCACAACGCGCTGCTGAAGAAGCGGATAAAGAAGCAAACAAATTTGCTAGGGAGACATTTGAGGCACAAGTTATTGCGATAGTGACCAGTGAAAGTCTGAGCGAAACTAGTTGGACAGCCTTACAAGCCGAAACCGAAGTACGGCGCTATGAACATGCTCTTACTAGGGCTAAAAATCAGCACACGTTTTGGAATGCACTGACCAGCGAACAACAGATAACACTCCATAGAATGATGGAAAGTCGGCATAAACGAGAGAGTAAAAAGCGTAATTCATTTGGAAAAGCCGATAGCTAA
- a CDS encoding response regulator transcription factor → MLEKSLLLIDDDQALTELLQEYLSAQGYTIHVASDGEAGLLAAKSGQHYDLIILDVMLPKVDGFEVLKRLRSTHVTPVLMLTAKGDDFDRILGLELGADDYLAKPFNHRELSARVKAIVRRVDIQAGLQSDKQKQNTIEIGDVELNIAAQTVACNAQQVELTGTEFAVLKLLMSCSPDLVPKQAISEQVLGRKLAAFDRSIDMHVSNLRKKLSHFSDHDKIKTHRGVGYVYLGEI, encoded by the coding sequence ATGCTAGAAAAGTCTTTGTTGCTGATCGATGACGATCAAGCACTCACCGAGTTGTTACAGGAATACCTAAGCGCGCAAGGATACACGATTCATGTGGCAAGTGATGGGGAGGCCGGCCTGTTAGCTGCGAAATCAGGGCAGCACTATGATTTAATCATTTTGGATGTAATGCTTCCTAAAGTAGACGGGTTCGAAGTATTAAAACGTTTACGTAGTACACATGTTACCCCTGTGTTGATGTTAACTGCCAAAGGCGATGATTTTGATCGAATATTAGGCTTGGAACTCGGTGCCGACGACTATTTGGCAAAACCTTTCAACCACAGAGAGTTATCGGCCAGAGTGAAAGCTATTGTGCGCCGTGTAGATATTCAAGCCGGCTTGCAAAGCGACAAGCAAAAACAAAACACAATCGAAATTGGTGATGTGGAGTTAAATATTGCAGCGCAAACTGTCGCATGTAACGCCCAGCAAGTGGAGTTGACCGGCACCGAATTTGCGGTGCTGAAACTGTTGATGAGCTGTAGCCCGGATCTCGTGCCTAAACAGGCAATAAGTGAGCAGGTATTAGGTCGAAAGCTAGCCGCTTTTGATCGCAGTATTGATATGCACGTGAGCAATTTACGTAAGAAATTAAGTCATTTTAGTGACCATGACAAAATCAAAACCCATCGAGGGGTAGGATACGTCTATTTGGGTGAAATATGA